A DNA window from Methanococcus voltae PS contains the following coding sequences:
- a CDS encoding helix-turn-helix domain-containing protein, translating into MTKEELKESNLSKSIDPPSNFNSNKYNNHDRNEKTTMAEKGNEPKDDIGNIKNVNETSISNISSELYASDFEIFKSKCRVCSLEEFDPSILKKISALFSSEVRAKIYIFLRMCPESTVEEIAEGTNIYSSTVRDYIVEMYRNDYVIRKKIKKSKFGKKPYVYCAIEPTMMARKVSKSFQEKINLLANIDMFFNPKHETKTVFVNIGNKK; encoded by the coding sequence ATGACGAAAGAGGAGTTAAAAGAAAGTAACCTTAGTAAAAGCATAGACCCCCCTAGTAATTTTAATAGTAATAAATATAATAATCACGACCGAAACGAAAAAACAACTATGGCCGAGAAAGGTAATGAACCTAAAGATGATATTGGCAATATTAAAAATGTAAATGAAACAAGTATTTCAAACATTTCTAGTGAATTATACGCCTCAGATTTTGAAATATTCAAATCAAAATGTAGGGTCTGTAGTTTAGAGGAGTTTGACCCTAGCATATTAAAGAAAATATCTGCCTTATTTTCAAGCGAGGTAAGGGCTAAAATATACATATTCCTAAGAATGTGTCCCGAAAGCACCGTGGAAGAAATAGCTGAAGGTACAAATATCTATTCGTCTACCGTTAGAGACTATATTGTTGAAATGTATCGAAACGATTATGTAATTAGAAAAAAAATCAAAAAAAGCAAATTTGGTAAAAAACCATACGTTTATTGTGCAATAGAACCTACAATGATGGCTAGAAAGGTATCAAAATCGTTCCAAGAAAAAATAAATTTATTGGCAAATATAGATATGTTCTTTAACCCAAAGCACGAAACAAAAACGGTATTTGTGAATATTGGTAACAAAAAATAG
- a CDS encoding KH domain-containing protein, with protein sequence MLDYENIEVVKIPKERTGVLIGKGGDTKKKIEKALGIEIEIDEEGEVTIYSTEEQKDALSLWKARDIVKAIGRGFSPEKSLKLLSDTYMCEIMDISEYANSERAIMRVKGRIIGSGGKSRRYIEELTGTYISVYGKTVSILGEFEQVQISKDAIEMILKGMSHAKMYKFLERHRQSVKRRELELWK encoded by the coding sequence ATGCTTGATTATGAAAATATCGAAGTTGTGAAAATTCCAAAAGAAAGAACTGGCGTTTTAATTGGAAAAGGTGGAGATACCAAGAAAAAAATAGAAAAAGCTCTTGGTATTGAAATAGAAATAGATGAAGAAGGGGAAGTTACAATATATTCAACTGAAGAGCAAAAAGATGCCCTTTCTTTATGGAAAGCTAGAGACATTGTTAAGGCTATCGGTAGAGGCTTTAGCCCAGAAAAATCTTTAAAATTACTTTCTGACACATACATGTGTGAAATAATGGATATTTCAGAATATGCAAACTCAGAAAGAGCCATTATGCGTGTAAAAGGTAGAATAATCGGCAGTGGCGGAAAATCTAGAAGATATATTGAAGAATTAACTGGGACATACATTTCAGTCTACGGTAAAACTGTTTCAATCTTGGGAGAATTTGAGCAAGTTCAGATATCAAAAGATGCCATAGAAATGATATTAAAAGGCATGTCACACGCTAAGATGTACAAATTCCTTGAAAGACACAGACAAAGTGTAAAAAGAAGAGAATTAGAATTATGGAAATAA